In Lysobacter lycopersici, a genomic segment contains:
- a CDS encoding glutathione S-transferase C-terminal domain-containing protein has product MIDLYYWPTPNGHKITLFLEEAGLEYAIKPVDIGKGAQFEPEYLKISPNNKMPAIVDHAPVDGGAPIPVFESGAILLYLANKTGRFLGFSAGADAGAQLRQRVLVNEWLFWQMGGLGPMTGQYGHFHVYAPEDISYAKDRYRKEAERLLGVLDKQLGGRDFIAGGEYSIADMAAYPWISPYDKAPLDLAPFANVRRWQAAIRERPATQRAYALSKQVNPDAGKTLTDAEKQVLFGQGAR; this is encoded by the coding sequence ATGATCGACCTTTACTACTGGCCCACCCCGAACGGGCACAAGATCACCCTGTTCCTGGAGGAAGCCGGACTCGAATACGCGATCAAGCCCGTCGACATCGGCAAGGGCGCGCAGTTCGAGCCGGAGTACCTGAAGATTTCGCCGAACAACAAGATGCCGGCGATCGTCGACCACGCGCCCGTCGATGGCGGCGCGCCGATTCCGGTGTTCGAATCCGGCGCGATCCTGCTCTACCTCGCCAACAAGACCGGGCGCTTCCTCGGTTTCAGCGCAGGCGCCGATGCGGGCGCGCAACTGCGCCAGCGCGTGCTGGTCAACGAATGGCTGTTCTGGCAGATGGGCGGACTCGGGCCGATGACCGGGCAGTACGGCCACTTCCACGTGTACGCGCCCGAAGACATCTCGTATGCAAAGGATCGCTACCGCAAGGAGGCCGAACGCCTGCTCGGCGTGCTCGACAAGCAGCTCGGTGGCCGCGATTTCATCGCCGGCGGCGAATACAGCATCGCCGACATGGCCGCGTATCCATGGATCAGCCCCTACGACAAGGCGCCGCTGGACCTCGCGCCGTTCGCCAACGTGCGTCGCTGGCAGGCGGCGATCCGCGAACGCCCGGCGACGCAGCGCGCCTATGCGCTGTCGAAGCAGGTGAACCCGGACGCCGGCAAGACGCTGACGGACGCGGAGAAGCAGGTGCTGTTCGGGCAAGGCGCACGCTGA
- a CDS encoding TIGR00645 family protein, which translates to MSQPTPRLNPLPALIFSSRWLQLPLYLGLIAAQGVYVFLFLKELWHLIHDVAGLTEQKVMLSVLGLIDVVMISNLLVMVIVGGYETFVSRLRLEGHPDQPEWLSHVNASVLKVKLAMAIIGISSIHLLKTFIEAGQLGVDGTNYTVQGVMWQTIIHCVFILSAIGIAWTDRIMAMTSGKREQLAH; encoded by the coding sequence ATGTCCCAGCCCACGCCCCGCCTGAATCCCTTGCCCGCGCTGATCTTCTCCTCGCGCTGGCTGCAGTTGCCGTTGTACCTGGGGCTGATCGCCGCGCAGGGCGTGTACGTGTTCCTGTTCCTGAAGGAACTCTGGCACCTGATCCACGACGTCGCCGGGCTGACCGAGCAGAAGGTCATGCTCAGCGTGCTCGGCCTGATCGACGTGGTGATGATCTCCAACCTGCTGGTGATGGTGATCGTCGGCGGCTACGAGACCTTCGTCTCGCGCCTGCGCCTGGAAGGCCACCCGGACCAGCCGGAATGGCTTTCGCACGTGAATGCGAGCGTGCTGAAGGTGAAGCTGGCGATGGCGATCATCGGCATTTCCTCGATCCACCTGCTCAAGACCTTCATCGAGGCCGGGCAGCTGGGCGTGGACGGGACCAACTACACGGTGCAGGGCGTGATGTGGCAGACCATCATCCATTGCGTGTTCATCCTGTCGGCGATCGGCATCGCCTGGACCGACCGGATCATGGCGATGACTTCGGGCAAGCGCGAGCAACTCGCGCACTAA
- the uvrD gene encoding DNA helicase II: MDVSHLLDGLNPAQREAVSAEPGHLLVLAGAGSGKTRVLTHRIAWLHEVHGVPVHGIFAVTFTNKAAGEMRHRADAMLRNGTRGMWIGTFHGLAHRLLRLHWHEAKLPEGFQVLDSDDQLRLVKRVVQSLELDEARFPPRQIAWWINAQKDEGRRPQHIQPEARDEWSDVMLRAYAAYQERCERAGLVDFAELLLRAHELLRDNPALLAHYRHRFRELLVDEFQDTNAIQYGFVRLLAGDEGHVFVVGDDDQSIYGWRGAKVENVQKFLRDFPGARTIRLEQNYRSSGNILDAANAVIAHNPGRLGKKLWTDAGIGDSIDLYAAYNEIDEARFVIERIRQWVRDGGSHGEAAILYRSNAQSRAFEEALLAEKIPYRVYGGMRFFERAEIKDTLAYLRLVASRADDAAFERAVNTPTRGIGERTLDEVRRRARADGVPLWEAASRIAGSGELAARARNALAGFLALVDDIDNETRELPLQDKIDHALARSGLRAHYENESRGQLDSRTDNLDELVSVASRFTRREDDEEAAALTELVAFLSYAALEAGEGQAQAGEDGVQLMTLHSAKGLEFPLVFLAGMEEGLFPNARSVEEQGRLEEERRLAYVGITRARRKLVLSYAEARRIHGMDMYGMPSRFLREIPGELLHEVRPRVQVSRPYAANVPRRDRGHAAIEAPAIALGASVRHASFGTGIVTDVEGSGAHARVQVNFDDAGSKWLVLAFANLQLA; encoded by the coding sequence ATGGATGTTTCCCACCTCCTCGACGGGCTGAACCCGGCCCAGCGCGAGGCCGTCAGCGCGGAACCCGGGCACCTGCTGGTGCTCGCCGGCGCGGGTTCGGGCAAGACCCGCGTGCTCACCCATCGCATCGCCTGGCTGCACGAAGTCCACGGCGTGCCGGTGCACGGCATCTTCGCCGTCACCTTCACCAACAAGGCCGCGGGCGAGATGCGCCATCGCGCCGACGCGATGCTGCGCAACGGCACGCGCGGGATGTGGATCGGCACCTTCCACGGCCTCGCGCACCGGCTGCTGCGCCTGCACTGGCATGAAGCGAAATTGCCGGAAGGCTTCCAGGTGCTCGATTCCGACGATCAATTGCGCTTGGTGAAACGCGTGGTGCAGTCGCTGGAGCTGGACGAAGCGCGCTTCCCGCCGCGGCAGATCGCGTGGTGGATCAACGCGCAGAAGGACGAGGGCCGCAGGCCGCAGCACATCCAACCTGAAGCGCGCGACGAATGGTCGGACGTGATGCTGCGCGCCTACGCCGCCTACCAGGAACGCTGCGAACGCGCCGGGTTGGTCGATTTCGCCGAACTGCTGCTGCGCGCGCACGAATTGCTGCGCGACAATCCGGCACTGCTCGCGCACTACCGGCATCGTTTCCGCGAACTGCTGGTCGACGAGTTCCAGGATACCAATGCGATCCAGTACGGTTTCGTGCGCCTGCTCGCCGGCGACGAAGGCCATGTGTTCGTGGTCGGCGACGACGACCAGTCGATCTACGGCTGGCGCGGGGCCAAGGTGGAGAACGTGCAGAAGTTCCTGCGCGACTTCCCGGGCGCGCGCACGATCAGGCTGGAGCAGAACTACCGTTCCAGCGGCAACATCCTCGACGCCGCCAATGCGGTGATCGCGCACAACCCCGGCCGGCTCGGCAAGAAGCTGTGGACCGATGCCGGCATCGGCGACAGCATCGACCTGTACGCGGCCTACAACGAGATCGACGAAGCACGCTTCGTCATCGAGCGCATCCGCCAATGGGTGCGCGATGGCGGCTCGCACGGCGAAGCCGCGATCCTGTACCGCAGCAACGCGCAGTCGCGCGCGTTCGAAGAAGCATTGCTGGCGGAAAAGATCCCGTATCGCGTCTACGGCGGCATGCGCTTCTTCGAGCGCGCGGAAATCAAGGACACCCTCGCTTACCTGCGGCTCGTGGCTTCGCGCGCCGACGACGCGGCATTCGAACGTGCGGTCAACACGCCCACCCGCGGCATCGGCGAACGCACTCTCGACGAGGTGCGCCGCCGCGCCCGCGCCGACGGCGTGCCGTTGTGGGAAGCCGCGTCGCGCATCGCCGGCAGCGGCGAACTCGCCGCGCGCGCACGCAATGCGCTGGCCGGGTTCCTCGCTCTGGTCGACGACATCGACAACGAAACCCGCGAACTGCCGCTGCAGGACAAGATCGACCACGCGCTCGCGCGCTCCGGCCTGCGCGCGCACTACGAGAACGAATCGCGCGGACAGCTCGACTCGCGCACCGACAACCTCGACGAACTGGTCTCGGTCGCCTCGCGCTTCACCCGCCGCGAGGACGACGAGGAAGCGGCCGCATTGACGGAACTGGTGGCGTTCCTCAGCTATGCCGCGCTGGAAGCGGGCGAAGGCCAGGCCCAGGCGGGCGAGGACGGCGTGCAATTGATGACCCTGCACAGCGCCAAGGGCCTGGAGTTTCCGCTGGTGTTCCTCGCCGGGATGGAGGAAGGCCTGTTCCCGAACGCGCGTTCGGTCGAGGAACAAGGACGGCTGGAGGAAGAACGCCGCCTGGCCTACGTCGGCATCACCCGCGCGCGCCGCAAGCTGGTGCTGAGCTATGCCGAGGCGCGGCGCATCCACGGCATGGACATGTACGGCATGCCGTCGCGCTTCCTGCGCGAGATTCCCGGCGAACTGCTGCACGAGGTGCGGCCGCGGGTGCAGGTGTCGCGACCGTATGCGGCGAATGTTCCGCGTCGCGATCGCGGTCATGCGGCCATCGAAGCGCCTGCCATCGCACTCGGCGCCAGCGTGCGCCACGCGAGCTTCGGCACCGGCATCGTCACCGACGTCGAGGGCAGCGGCGCGCACGCGCGGGTGCAGGTGAACTTCGACGACGCCGGTTCGAAATGGCTGGTGCTGGCGTTCGCGAATTTGCAGCTGGCGTGA
- a CDS encoding DUF2782 domain-containing protein, producing MRHAILATACVLVLNACATAGPDIPADAVSATHTEANGDTVTEYRVGNQLRVVQVQPARGPAYYLYDKDGDGIVDKAGDNPPQTYFKLFSW from the coding sequence ATGCGCCACGCCATCCTCGCCACCGCCTGCGTGCTCGTGCTGAACGCCTGCGCCACCGCCGGGCCCGACATTCCCGCGGACGCGGTGTCCGCCACCCATACCGAGGCCAACGGCGACACGGTCACCGAATACCGCGTCGGCAACCAGCTGCGCGTGGTCCAGGTGCAGCCCGCGCGCGGCCCGGCCTACTACCTGTACGACAAGGACGGCGACGGCATCGTCGACAAGGCCGGCGACAATCCGCCGCAGACCTATTTCAAGCTGTTCAGCTGGTAA
- the polA gene encoding DNA polymerase I has translation MPKLVLIDGSSYLFRAFHALPPLSNAAGEPTGALFGVVNMLRAHLKEAPDYLAFVVDASGPTFRDDLDPQYKANRPPMPDELRAQVEPMMQIVAAQGIPILRVSGVEADDVIGTLALQAANDGIDVVISTGDKDFAQLVRPGVQLVNTMSGSKLDTDESVVEKFGVHPGQIVDYLALMGDKVDNIPGVDKCGPKTAAKWLGEYGDLDAVIANADKVGGKIGENLRAALPRLPLNRQLATIKTDVALDEAPSDLALRERDVESLRTLYARYGFNQALKELDGGASASIAEKEPGAARGRGFTSAPSDLPAPVPDAALSAPGEYECVLERAQLDVWIAKLRAADEFAFDTETDALDPMRANLVGISFCVEPGRACYIPLAHDYPGAPAQLPRDATLDALRPLLSDPAKKKLGQHGKYDLHVLRRHGVDVAGYADDTLLESFVLEAGLQRHDMDSLAERHLGYETVKYEEVAGKGAKAIPFGHVALDDATRYAAEDADVTLRLHRVLKPKLEALPGQLSVYRDIEMPLVPVLERVEANGVLVDAAELRRQSADLSRRMLAAQQRATELAARSFNLDSPKQLGQLLFEELKLPALVKTPGGAPSTNEEALEAIADQHELPRVILEYRGLAKLRSTYTDKLPEMVNPETGRVHTSYHQAGAATGRLSSNDPNLQNIPIRTEDGRRIRRAFVAPQGRVLLACDYSQIELRIMAHLSEDAALLRAFESGADIHRATAAEVFGKPLDEVTSNERRAAKAINFGLMYGMGAFGLARQLGIPRGEAQDYIALYFSRYPGVRDFMERTRQQAKERGYVETVFGRRLYLPYIASRNQGQRAGAERAAINAPMQGTAADIIKRAMAAIDAWLAAHRDRALMILQVHDELVFECETGFLDTLLPEVRARMEGAAQLRAPLVVDAGTGANWDDAH, from the coding sequence ATGCCGAAACTCGTGCTCATCGACGGTTCTTCCTACCTGTTCCGCGCCTTCCACGCGCTGCCGCCGCTGTCGAATGCGGCCGGCGAGCCGACCGGCGCGCTGTTCGGCGTGGTCAACATGCTGCGCGCGCACCTGAAGGAAGCGCCGGACTACCTCGCCTTCGTGGTCGATGCCTCCGGCCCGACCTTCCGCGACGACCTCGACCCGCAATACAAGGCCAATCGCCCGCCGATGCCGGACGAACTGCGCGCGCAGGTCGAACCGATGATGCAGATCGTCGCCGCCCAAGGCATCCCGATCCTGCGCGTGTCCGGCGTCGAAGCAGACGATGTGATCGGCACGCTGGCGTTGCAGGCCGCGAACGACGGCATCGATGTCGTCATCTCCACCGGCGACAAGGATTTCGCGCAACTGGTGCGGCCCGGCGTGCAACTGGTGAACACCATGAGCGGCAGCAAGCTGGACACGGACGAAAGCGTGGTCGAGAAGTTCGGCGTGCATCCCGGCCAGATCGTCGATTACCTCGCGCTGATGGGCGACAAGGTCGACAACATCCCCGGCGTGGACAAGTGCGGGCCCAAGACCGCGGCCAAGTGGCTGGGCGAATACGGCGACCTCGACGCGGTGATCGCCAATGCCGACAAGGTCGGCGGCAAGATCGGCGAGAACCTGCGCGCGGCCTTGCCGCGTTTGCCGTTGAATCGCCAGCTCGCCACGATCAAGACCGACGTCGCGCTGGACGAGGCGCCATCCGATCTCGCCCTGCGCGAACGCGACGTCGAATCCCTGCGCACGCTATACGCGCGCTACGGCTTCAACCAGGCGCTGAAGGAACTCGATGGCGGCGCGTCCGCATCCATCGCCGAAAAGGAACCCGGCGCGGCGCGTGGACGCGGTTTCACCAGCGCGCCTTCGGACCTGCCCGCGCCGGTGCCGGATGCGGCGCTGTCCGCGCCCGGCGAATACGAATGCGTGCTGGAACGGGCGCAACTCGATGTCTGGATCGCGAAACTGCGCGCAGCCGACGAATTCGCGTTCGACACCGAAACCGATGCGCTCGATCCCATGCGCGCGAACCTGGTCGGCATCAGTTTCTGCGTCGAACCCGGCCGGGCCTGTTACATCCCGCTCGCGCACGACTATCCCGGCGCGCCGGCGCAATTGCCGCGCGATGCCACGCTGGATGCGCTGCGTCCGCTGTTGTCGGACCCGGCGAAGAAGAAGCTCGGGCAGCACGGCAAGTACGACCTGCACGTGCTCCGGCGCCACGGCGTGGACGTGGCCGGTTACGCCGACGACACCCTGCTCGAAAGCTTCGTCCTCGAGGCCGGATTGCAGCGCCACGACATGGATTCGCTGGCCGAACGCCATCTCGGCTACGAGACGGTGAAATACGAGGAAGTCGCGGGCAAGGGCGCGAAGGCGATTCCCTTCGGCCACGTCGCGCTCGACGACGCCACGCGCTACGCCGCCGAAGACGCGGACGTGACCCTGCGCCTGCACCGCGTGCTCAAGCCGAAACTCGAGGCCCTGCCGGGACAACTGTCGGTCTACCGCGACATCGAAATGCCGCTGGTACCGGTGCTGGAACGGGTCGAAGCCAATGGCGTGCTGGTCGATGCGGCGGAACTGCGCCGGCAATCGGCCGACCTGTCGCGGCGCATGCTCGCCGCGCAGCAACGCGCGACCGAACTCGCCGCCCGCAGCTTCAACCTCGATTCGCCCAAGCAACTCGGGCAATTGCTGTTCGAGGAACTGAAACTGCCGGCGCTGGTGAAGACGCCCGGCGGCGCGCCTTCGACGAACGAAGAGGCGCTGGAGGCGATCGCCGACCAGCACGAATTGCCGCGCGTGATCCTCGAGTATCGCGGGCTGGCGAAATTGCGCAGCACCTACACCGACAAATTGCCGGAGATGGTGAATCCCGAGACCGGGCGCGTGCACACCAGCTACCACCAGGCCGGCGCCGCGACCGGGCGGCTCAGCTCCAACGATCCCAACCTGCAGAACATCCCGATCCGCACCGAGGACGGGCGCCGCATCCGCCGCGCCTTCGTCGCGCCACAGGGCCGCGTGCTGCTCGCCTGCGACTATTCGCAGATCGAGCTGCGGATCATGGCGCACCTGTCCGAGGACGCCGCGCTGCTGCGCGCGTTCGAAAGCGGCGCGGACATCCACCGCGCCACCGCGGCCGAAGTGTTCGGAAAGCCGCTGGACGAAGTCACTTCGAACGAACGCCGCGCGGCCAAGGCGATCAACTTCGGCCTGATGTACGGCATGGGCGCGTTCGGGCTGGCGCGACAGCTGGGCATTCCGCGCGGCGAGGCGCAGGACTACATCGCGCTGTACTTCAGTCGTTATCCCGGCGTGCGCGATTTCATGGAACGCACCCGCCAGCAGGCGAAGGAACGGGGTTACGTCGAAACCGTGTTCGGCCGGCGGCTGTATTTGCCCTACATCGCCTCGCGCAACCAGGGCCAGCGCGCCGGCGCCGAGCGCGCCGCGATCAATGCGCCGATGCAGGGCACCGCGGCCGACATCATCAAGCGCGCGATGGCCGCGATCGACGCCTGGCTGGCTGCGCACCGCGACCGCGCGCTGATGATCCTGCAGGTGCACGACGAACTCGTTTTCGAATGCGAAACCGGCTTCCTCGACACCCTGTTGCCCGAGGTGCGGGCGCGCATGGAAGGCGCGGCGCAGCTGCGCGCGCCGCTGGTGGTGGATGCCGGCACCGGGGCGAATTGGGACGACGCGCATTGA